The Streptomyces sp. WZ-12 genome segment GCGGGGCCTGTTTCTACGGGTCGTGTTGCCATGACGGACAGCTGTAACTCGAATTGCCGGGTCGTGGCAAGAGTTAGTTCTAAAACTCTCCAGTACTCGTAGGCGCGGGGAATTGTCGACCGTGACGTCCGATTCGGTGAGGCCGGAATTCTGTGCTACGGTCCGCGCCGCCGCTGCGGCACTAGGCAACAGCACCCCCTTCGCAGCCCCGCTGGCCTCGGCGTTCGCGGCCAGCGATCCGGTCGGCACCGCTGGGATTTTCCGGCAAGAAACGGACAGATGTGGCGCGGGGCTTTTCGCTGATGAAGATCAACAGCGAATTAGGGTCTACGGTTTTAGTCCACTCGGCGAGGCGCCGTTTGGTGTGGCCGCCGGAGTGTCCGCAAAATGCTGCTGGATGCGGCAGGAAACCTGTGGCTATCTTGTCCATCCCCGAATCCCCGAATCCCCGCGAAGGAGCCCCATGCCCAAAACCCCACGCCTCGCAGCGCCCTCCGGCACGGAGGATCGTGCGCCGCTGGCCACGCCGGAGGACGTCGCCGCCTACCTCGGTGTGCCGGTGAAGACTCTCTACCAGTGGCGGCACCGCCGGATCGGCCCGAACGCCCTCAAGGTCGGCCGACACCTTCGCTACCGCTGGGCGGAGGTGGATGCGTGGCTTACTGCCCAGTCCGCGTACGACCTCACGGCATAGCCGGCGCCGGAGCAGTGCGGCCCTCGGCGCGCCAACGCCGAGGGCCGGAGATTCCCCTGCACAGCACTCATCCCTGAACGAACGAGCCTGCAAGGGGCGGGACCTAGCCCGTCCTGCCCCTTGCCAGAGAGGAACGTCTATGGAGGACTCTACGTCCCCCACCACCACGAACACATCCCCCACGATCTGGCCTACGGCCGCGATCCCCGGTCAGGGCATCCCCTATCGCCGCGCGGACCAGGCGGACAAGCGGTCCCCGAAAGCCGCGGTCCCGATATCCACGCCCAGCGGAAACGTGCAGGCCAGCGGCGCGAAAACGGGGACCGGTCCCCAAGCTGCGGGCATTGCACCAGGGGACCGCAACGGGGACCGTGATTCTGATCCCCGGCAGTCGCTGGGGACCGACGGTCCCCTGGCGGAGGCCGTGCAGCACAATGCCCCGGTCCCCGATGAGGGATCGGGCATCGGGGACCACGAAGGCGCCGGCGTCGAGGCGGCCGGTGACGGTGCCGCGCTGCTGGATGAGTTGCGGGCGGCGATCGGCAAGTACGTGGTGCTGCCCAGCCAGGAGGCGTTGACCGCGGTCACGCTGTGGGTGGCGGCGACGCACATCCAGACCGCGTTGCAGCACGCACCTCGCCTGGCGGTGATGAGTCCGACGAAGGGCTGCGGCAAGTCCCGTGTCCTGGACGTGCTCCACGAGACCGTCCACAAGCCGATGATGACGGTGAACACTTCCCCGGCGGTCATCTTCCGCGTCATCGGCAAGATCCCGCCCACCCTGCTGGTGGACGAGGCGGACACCATCTTCGGCCCCAAGGCGAGTGGCGACAGTGAGATCCTGCGCGGTCTGCTGAACGCGGGCCATCAGCGCAACCGGCCCGCCTGGCGCATCTCCGGACCCGAGCACAAGCCCACCCCGTTCCCGACCTTCGCGATGGCCGCGATCGCGGGAATCGGTGACCTTCCGGACACGATCACGGACCGGGCGGTCGTGCTGCGGATGCAGTAACGCAAGCCCGGTGAGAAGGTCGCTCCGTTCCGGTCGCGGTACGCGGTGCCCGAACTCAACGCGCTGCGTGACCAGTTGGCTGCTTGGCTGGTCCCGTTGCGGAGCACGGCTGCCCGCATGGTGCCCAAGATGCCGGTGGAGGACCGGGCGGCGGACACCTGGGAGCCGCTGGTCATCATCGCCGACCTGGCCGGCGGCCACTGGCCCACCAGCGCTCGCGCCGCCTGCCTGGCCATGACCCGGCACGAGGCGGTCCAGGACGAGCAGACCAGCCTGAAGACGCGGCTGCTGCGCGACATCCACCGCATCTTCGAGCGGGAGAACAACCCCGAGGCGCTGTCCAGCCAGGATCTGGTCGCCGCCTTGATCCAGGACGCCGAGGCCCCGTGGGCGGAGTACGGCACCAAGGGCCTGAACGCCTACCACCTGAGCATCCTGCTGCGGGACTTCGACATCCGCCCGGCCAACTACCGCTTCGACAAGGGCAGGCAGGCCAAGGCGTACATGCGCAATCGGTTCCTGGACGCCTGGGCCCGGCACTGCCCTGACCTCAGTGAGACGGCATCTGGCCCGGGACAGGGGGCCGCGCCCGCGCGCCTGGCCCACAGGCTGCCGTCCGCCGCGCCGACGGGGTCGCTGCCCATCGGTCCGCCCGGCGGCACTACTGGCCCTAAGCGCGCCCGTTAACCCGCCTTCCCTGGGTCCGTAGCAATCCGTCGCGTCCGTCCCCGCGCAGGTCAGCGCGGGGACGGACGTCCTCATCGGGACGGGCTTCTCCGTACCAGCAGCCGCGTCCGTACCTGCTCTGACCAGCCCTGCAACGGATGCGACGGACGTGACGAAGTCCCGCCCACACACCACTGGAGCACCACCATGCGTGAGACTGACACCGGCGACCGCTACCCCGTTCGCTGCCGCAGGGGATGGTTCGGCCTGGGTCGACGAACAGCAGCAAGCTGGAGCGAACGAGCCTCTAACGAGGCTTCGTCCGCGCTTGCCCCCGCCCCAGGGGTGGCGGAGGAAGAGGGGGCCGGGCGCCAGCGGGCACCCGAGCCGGGGGAGGGGAAGGCCGAGCCCAACGCCACGCCCCGCGCCGACAGCGCCGAGCACCCCGCCGCCCCGCACACCGAAGTGCCCGCCGATGTACGACCGCTCGCTGAGAAGCCCTCGTGGCGTGAGCCCGACGCCCCGGTGCTGCCCGCGCGGATGAACCGCAAGCGCACCACCGAGAAGCGCGACCAGGTCAAGAACATCCGCTTCACCGCGACCGCCGTACAGACCATCGATGACGAAGCCAAGCTGCGTGGCCAGACGTTCGCCGGTTTCGTCGGCGACGCCGCCCTCGCGGTCGCGTGCGGTGAGGCGAACATGGTCGGCAGCCCAGAGGACGACCCCGTCCGGCCGCTGGTGGAGGCCGTCGAGGTACACACCAAGGCGCTGAACCGGATTGGCACCAACCTCAACCAGATCACCATGGCCATCCACTCCGGCGCGATACCCGAGCGCACCGAAGCCGTACTCGACCACATCGAGCAGGCCGCCGAGGCCAGTTACCGGCTGATGGACCAGCTCCTGGCGGAAGGCGCCGCTCATGGTGCCTGACGTCTCCACCGGCTCCGACACCCGCGGCCTGATCAACTACCTCTTCGGGCCGGGTCGGCGGGACGAGCACACCGACCCGCACGTCGTGGCCGCCTGGGACATGGCCGGCGCCCCCGACCCCGGCCGTGACCCCACCGTCACCTACACCCAACTCGCCAAGCGCCTCGACCACCACGTCGACCTACGCACCCGCGAACTCGGCAAGAGGCCACCGCAGCACGTGTGGCACTGCCCGGTACGCACCGCGCCTGGTGACCGCTACCTGACCGACGCCGAGTGGGCCGAGGTCGCCCGCCGCGTCGTCGACGCCACCGGCATCGCACCCGAAGGCGACGAGAAAGCCTGCCGATGGATCGCCGTGCGGCACGCGGACGACCACATCCACATCCTGGCCACCACCGTCCGCGCCGACGGCCGCCGGCCCCGGACGAACCGGGACGGCTGGCGGGCCCAGAAGGAATGCCGCAAGATCGAGGCCGAGTTCGGGCTGCGCCGCCTGAAGTCCGGCGACCTCACCGCGTCCCGCACGCCGACCGGAGCAGAGCGGGCCAAGGCCGAGCGCCAGGGGCAGAACGTGACCACGCGGGAGTGGCTGCGCGAGCAGGCGTACGCGGTCGCCGCCTCCGTCCACAGCATCGACGAGTACTTCACCGTGCTGGGCTCGCTTGGCATCCAGGTCAAGCCGCGCATCAGCACCAAGACCGGCGAAGTGGACGGCTACAGCCTGGCCGCACCCGGCGACACCATCTTCTTCGGTGGCTCCAAGCTCGCCCCCGACCTGTCCTACAACCGCCTGACCGAACGCCTCCCCACCCAGAAGGTGGCCGACCGTCCCCAGCAGGTGGCGGACCCGGCCCACTCGTGGTGCCGTACCGAATCCGCCATACGCTCTGCCCGTTCGGCTCTCGACGCGGGCGACGACGCCATCGCCCAGGGGCACCTGGAAGCCTTCGGCGACACCCTCCACAACCTGGCCCGTACCACACCCGGCCCGCGTCAGGCCGAACTGCAAGCGGCAGCAAGGACGTTCAACCGCGCCCGTCGCTCGGCGATCCGGGCCGACCACCAGGCCGCCACCGAACTACGCCAAGCCGCCAAGGAACTCGCCTACGCCCCCAACATTCCCGGCGGCCTGGCCATCGCCGTCGTCTTCGCGGCCCTGCACGTGGCCCGCGCCGCCGCCAAGTGGCACGCGCAGCGCGGCCACGAACAGCAGGCCGCCGCAGCCGAACAAGCCGCCCGCCATCTACAAGGCAGCTATCGCCAAGCGGCCGAGCCGGTCCTGGTGGACCTCACCCGCCGTGCGCCCCGCCCTGCCACAGCCCGGCGATTCGAGGCCGACGTGCAGGCAGCCATCCCCGACCACGCCGACCGCATCCTCACCGACCCCGCCTGGCCCGCCCTGACCACCACCCTCGCCCGCGCCGAGACAGCTGGCCACAAACCCCGCCACCTCCTGGCCGAAGTGGCCGCCCACCGAGAACTCGACACCGCCGAACGCCCCGCCGAAGTCCTCAACTGGCGCATCACCGCCCAGCCGAACAGGCGCGCACAAGCAGCACGCCAGCGAAGCAGTACCGTTGGCACGCCCGCCGCGTCCCCAGCGTTCCATTCCACGACCACAACGGTGAACAGCAGGCCCGAGGAACGAGGCCGACGCCGATAGCCCCTGGTGTCGTTGGCGCCACCGACCCAGCCTGGTGCCCTCACCGCTCCCTGCGGCGAGGGCACCAGTCCTCCGTGCCGTGATGTGATGTGATGTCAGGCTGCTTCGCTTCCGCGCGAATCACCAGACTCACAAGTCGGCGCGGCGGGCAGCTGTCCGGCCCATTCCAGAGCTTCCATCAAGTGCTCGGCCCGCAGCCCGACGTAGGGATCGGGCTGGAGAAGAAGAGTTGCCGCACCACGGACGGTGCGTTCCGTAGCCCAGGCGTGGTCGAGGTTGGTGAAGTCGTCGTCGATCCAGATGGCGGGTGCGTCGCCGAGCCAGGCATCGACGTGGTCGCGTTTCCAGAGGTAGCCGTTGGGGTGGCTGGTGGTGATCTGCGGACGAGGAAGGTCGACGTACGGCAGGGGTAGGAGGCCGAGGAGCGGCCCGATCAGTGTGGTGGCGTCCTGGCGCCAACTGGTGCACCAGACGGGCGTGACCAGCCCGGTGCGGATCACGTCCATGAGCATGGGGCCGTCGGCAGAGTTGAGCCAGACCGTGACTGGGGCGTCGGCGCTGCGGCCGGTGGGGACGACCTCATGCCGGGCGTGGGTGGCCGGGGTGTTCCCGTGGTCGTCGGGAAACGGTATGAGGACGCCGTCGATGTCGAGAAGCAGGTAGGGCAGGCGCATCGGTTCCTCCGGTAGGAAGCCGGGGCGGGGTCAGAGCTTGCGTGCGGTGATCAGCAAGGTGGCGGGCCAGCCGCCCGCGCGGGCGTCGTGGAACTCCCGGGCCGAGGTGAGCCAGAGACCGGCTCGGTCGAGGTGCTTCTCCCAGCGGCCGGCATCGAAGTCCCAGCGGGCGATCGGGATCCGACTGCGGTCGGGCAAGGTGACGTAGTCACGACAGGGCCGATCCTCGGCGACGGAGCGTCTGCCACCGCGCTGGGGATGAGGAGTGGAGAAGGCCAACGTGCAGCCTGGCTGGAGGTGTTGGGCGATGGCAGGCAGCAGGAGTTCGGGGGTGACAAGGCCAACCGCGCCGAAGACGGAGTAGATCGCGTCGAACCGCTCGTCGGATGCCTGCAGGTAGTGCAGGGCATGGCCGGCGACGAAGGTCAGGTTGCCCAACCGTCCGTAGTGCGAGCGGGCTCGACGGACCTGCAGCCCGATCAGGTCGACGCCGGTGACTCGGGCTCCGTGGCGGGTGGCGAGGTAAGCGGCGTTGTGGCCGGGGCCGCAGCCGAGTTCCAGCGCCCGCTTGCCGCGCAGGTCCATGCCGAATATCTCGGCGCCAGGGCCTCGGCCGGGCCGCGTGGTCCACTCCATCCGGGCCGGCACGGACAGCGGTTCGGCGGGGCCGGCCTCGGTGCGCTGGAGAGCGTGGACGTACCACGGGGAAGCCTGGGCGAGCATCTAGACCTCCAAGAGCTGGAGGACGTCGGTCATGTGGCGACGGACGGTCTTGATGTACGCGGGGTCGGTGGACGGGTCGTTGATCCAGCGGATGGCCTGCTCCATGAACCACTCGACGGCCCACATGCGGTGCCAGCCCAGCGCCCACTTCTCGGCGGAGAGCCCACCACGCTCAGAGAGGGCATCGGGAGTGCCGCCTTCGGTGACGTACACCTCCAGAAAGACGCGCAGGCGTACGGGGTCGGGGGCGTCGAGGGTGCCGTGCCAGCTGGCGAGGTCGAGCAGCCCGGGGCCGGTGAAGGCGCGGGCGAAGTCGAGCAGCTTCCAGCCGCGTTGGCCGATGTGGAGGCTGGTGGGGTGGAACTCCGAGTGGACCCAACCGAACGGTGCCACCGTCGCCCCGGCCGAGCGGGCCTCGGCGGCGCGGGCGATCCGGTCAAGGGCGTCCTCGACGTCATCGGCATCCTGCCACCGTTCCTCCTTGCGGAGTTGATCGAGGTGATCCAGGGCTCGGCTTGGCAGTGTGCGCAGCCGTTCCTGATCGAGGACCGGCAGTGCGGCAGCCGTAGGGGTGCGGTGGAGGACCACGGCCGCTGCGGCACCGTCGAGGTCGTCGGCCTCTCGGACGGCGGGACCGAGGTCTTCCAACAGCATGCCGAGCCAGCCGCCCACGACGGCGGAGGCGTGGACCTGCGGGACCGGGACGCCGTGGGAGTGGGCCAGGCGGAGGGCCCGGTCCTCGTTGTCGAACGGCTTCTTGGCGTACTTGAAGATGGTGGTGGTGCCGTCCGGGAAGGTCAGACGCTCGATGCCCGACATGGACCACACGCGCACCTTCTCGCGCGTTGGGGCGGATCGTCCGGCGATGGTGAGCAGGTTGTCCAGGAGATCGGCGTTGAGGTTCGCGTCCATGCGGGGGCTCCGGTATGGGGTTGGAGGCGTCCGGGGCGGGCGAGTGGTGACGGCCCGCCCCGGAGCCTGGTCGAAGGGGACTACGCGGCAGGGCTCACGCGGTGGGCGTAGACCTGCTCGATCCAGCCGGCCTTGAAGGCAGCGAGGTCGTCTCGGAAAACGGCCATCGACGCACCGTAGGGCGCCACGACACCGCCGGACTGGTCCGGCACGGACTGGCAACCGTGCACCAGCCGGCCGCCGAGGGCGGCGTGGGCCTTGATGGACTCGATGCGGCGGTGCTCGTTGAACCAGCCACCGTGGTAAACCTCGTCGAGCAGCCCGCCCATCTCCTCGTCCAGG includes the following:
- a CDS encoding class I SAM-dependent methyltransferase, with the translated sequence MLAQASPWYVHALQRTEAGPAEPLSVPARMEWTTRPGRGPGAEIFGMDLRGKRALELGCGPGHNAAYLATRHGARVTGVDLIGLQVRRARSHYGRLGNLTFVAGHALHYLQASDERFDAIYSVFGAVGLVTPELLLPAIAQHLQPGCTLAFSTPHPQRGGRRSVAEDRPCRDYVTLPDRSRIPIARWDFDAGRWEKHLDRAGLWLTSAREFHDARAGGWPATLLITARKL
- a CDS encoding phosphotransferase family protein, with translation MDANLNADLLDNLLTIAGRSAPTREKVRVWSMSGIERLTFPDGTTTIFKYAKKPFDNEDRALRLAHSHGVPVPQVHASAVVGGWLGMLLEDLGPAVREADDLDGAAAAVVLHRTPTAAALPVLDQERLRTLPSRALDHLDQLRKEERWQDADDVEDALDRIARAAEARSAGATVAPFGWVHSEFHPTSLHIGQRGWKLLDFARAFTGPGLLDLASWHGTLDAPDPVRLRVFLEVYVTEGGTPDALSERGGLSAEKWALGWHRMWAVEWFMEQAIRWINDPSTDPAYIKTVRRHMTDVLQLLEV
- a CDS encoding helix-turn-helix domain-containing protein, which codes for MPKTPRLAAPSGTEDRAPLATPEDVAAYLGVPVKTLYQWRHRRIGPNALKVGRHLRYRWAEVDAWLTAQSAYDLTA
- a CDS encoding relaxase/mobilization nuclease domain-containing protein, producing the protein MVPDVSTGSDTRGLINYLFGPGRRDEHTDPHVVAAWDMAGAPDPGRDPTVTYTQLAKRLDHHVDLRTRELGKRPPQHVWHCPVRTAPGDRYLTDAEWAEVARRVVDATGIAPEGDEKACRWIAVRHADDHIHILATTVRADGRRPRTNRDGWRAQKECRKIEAEFGLRRLKSGDLTASRTPTGAERAKAERQGQNVTTREWLREQAYAVAASVHSIDEYFTVLGSLGIQVKPRISTKTGEVDGYSLAAPGDTIFFGGSKLAPDLSYNRLTERLPTQKVADRPQQVADPAHSWCRTESAIRSARSALDAGDDAIAQGHLEAFGDTLHNLARTTPGPRQAELQAAARTFNRARRSAIRADHQAATELRQAAKELAYAPNIPGGLAIAVVFAALHVARAAAKWHAQRGHEQQAAAAEQAARHLQGSYRQAAEPVLVDLTRRAPRPATARRFEADVQAAIPDHADRILTDPAWPALTTTLARAETAGHKPRHLLAEVAAHRELDTAERPAEVLNWRITAQPNRRAQAARQRSSTVGTPAASPAFHSTTTTVNSRPEERGRRR